A single region of the Hoeflea prorocentri genome encodes:
- a CDS encoding ABC transporter ATP-binding protein — protein MMLLEIEGLQAFYGRSQALFSVNLSVDEGEVVALMGRNGMGKTTTIRSACKILPYRHGSVRFRGRDLGPLRSHRVARLGVGLVPEGRRCFPNLTVHENLVVAARPGEWTLERVNAMFPRLKERQRQSSSTLSGGEQQMLAIGRALMTNPKLLILDEATEGLAPVIRREIWSAVSQLKMAGQSILIVDKTLKELMKVADRCSILERGTSVWDGPPSDLNKDIQDRFLGV, from the coding sequence ATAATGCTGCTTGAGATCGAAGGCCTGCAGGCATTTTATGGACGCTCCCAGGCGCTGTTCAGCGTCAATCTGAGTGTCGACGAGGGAGAGGTCGTTGCCCTCATGGGCCGCAACGGAATGGGCAAAACGACTACCATACGCTCGGCCTGCAAAATTCTGCCCTACAGGCACGGCTCCGTTCGTTTCCGCGGCCGTGACCTGGGCCCATTGCGCTCGCATCGGGTTGCCCGGCTTGGCGTAGGGCTGGTGCCGGAGGGGCGGCGGTGTTTCCCCAATCTGACGGTGCACGAAAACCTGGTGGTGGCGGCGCGCCCGGGCGAATGGACCCTGGAACGGGTCAACGCGATGTTTCCGCGCCTCAAGGAGCGCCAGCGGCAATCGTCAAGCACGCTGTCGGGTGGCGAACAACAGATGCTGGCCATTGGGCGGGCGCTCATGACCAACCCGAAACTGCTTATCCTCGATGAGGCGACTGAAGGCCTTGCGCCTGTTATCCGGCGGGAAATCTGGTCCGCGGTTTCGCAATTGAAAATGGCGGGCCAGTCGATCCTGATTGTCGACAAAACGCTGAAGGAACTCATGAAGGTGGCGGACCGTTGTTCGATTCTCGAGCGTGGAACCAGTGTATGGGATGGTCCGCCATCCGATCTCAACAAAGATATTCAGGACCGTTTTCTTGGGGTCTGA
- a CDS encoding MurR/RpiR family transcriptional regulator, producing MTTGQTILAPRDFEALRSLIIERRNSLPRRLAQVAKYALDNPDEVAFGTAASIAASAEVQPSTLVRFAHQMGYEGFSDLQKVFQAKLRDRRPSYEDRLKTIAASGDTPPDDSDLLQGFLTAARRSLDDFSASVDPKTLNQAVSILAGADTIYLLARRRSYPLIAHMAYAFGKLKIRNSLIASTNGIDPEIASMARPQDAALAISFSPYAADCITQAHLMSEAGVPVVAITDSAFSPLAACATQWLEIAEADYGGFRSLSASMALCTALPVAVAEARQHGA from the coding sequence TTGACCACAGGGCAAACCATATTAGCACCACGGGATTTTGAAGCCCTGCGCAGCCTGATCATCGAGCGCAGGAACTCCCTGCCCCGCAGGCTTGCACAGGTTGCCAAATACGCTCTCGACAATCCCGATGAAGTGGCTTTCGGAACCGCGGCAAGTATAGCCGCCTCGGCTGAAGTCCAGCCGTCGACACTGGTGCGCTTTGCCCATCAAATGGGCTATGAGGGCTTTTCCGACCTTCAGAAGGTTTTCCAGGCCAAGCTGCGCGACCGCAGGCCAAGTTATGAAGACCGACTCAAGACAATTGCCGCGTCAGGCGATACACCGCCCGATGACTCCGATCTGCTTCAGGGCTTTCTTACGGCGGCCAGGCGTTCGCTCGACGATTTTTCGGCGAGCGTTGATCCGAAGACGTTGAACCAGGCGGTCAGTATCCTTGCCGGTGCAGACACGATCTATCTGCTTGCACGACGTCGCTCCTATCCGCTGATAGCTCACATGGCTTACGCCTTCGGCAAGCTCAAGATCCGCAATAGCCTGATTGCCTCCACCAACGGCATTGATCCGGAAATCGCATCCATGGCGCGCCCGCAGGACGCGGCGCTGGCGATCAGCTTTTCGCCCTACGCCGCCGACTGCATCACTCAGGCGCATCTCATGTCAGAGGCTGGCGTGCCTGTCGTGGCGATTACCGATTCAGCCTTCTCCCCGTTGGCGGCCTGCGCCACGCAATGGCTGGAGATCGCCGAAGCGGACTATGGCGGCTTCCGTTCGCTATCGGCCAGCATGGCCCTTTGCACGGCACTGCCGGTTGCCGTTGCAGAAGCGCGTCAGCACGGGGCGTAG
- the iolB gene encoding 5-deoxy-glucuronate isomerase has protein sequence MSKLLVKPKDGHGLVTHITPQAADWEYVGFDLHKLRPADTVGAQTGDREICLVFVSGQGSVSIGGNDLGLLGERLSPFDGVPAAVYIPGGSNWQVTARSDVELAVCSAPDTVHNLPPRIIAPDNLSKETRGSGTNTRYVTNILPEDQPAQSLLVVEVITPGGHTSSYPPHKHDQDNLPHESRLEETYYHRLNPPQGFGFQRVYTDDRSLDEAMAVEDGDVTLVPRGYHPCAACHGYDLYYLNVMAGPRRTWKFHNAAEHEWLLDT, from the coding sequence GTGTCGAAACTTCTGGTGAAGCCCAAGGACGGGCACGGCCTCGTCACCCACATCACTCCCCAGGCCGCCGATTGGGAATACGTCGGTTTCGATCTGCACAAACTGCGGCCGGCTGACACGGTTGGCGCGCAAACGGGCGATCGTGAAATCTGCCTTGTATTCGTGAGTGGTCAGGGATCGGTTTCCATAGGCGGTAACGATCTCGGCCTTCTGGGCGAGCGTCTGTCGCCATTCGATGGTGTACCTGCCGCTGTCTATATCCCTGGCGGATCAAACTGGCAGGTGACGGCCAGGAGCGATGTCGAGCTCGCCGTTTGCTCGGCACCCGATACCGTTCACAACCTGCCACCACGGATTATTGCACCGGACAATCTCAGCAAGGAAACGCGCGGGTCAGGCACCAATACACGCTACGTTACCAATATCCTGCCGGAAGATCAGCCGGCCCAGTCATTGCTGGTGGTCGAGGTCATCACGCCGGGCGGACACACCTCTTCCTATCCGCCCCACAAGCACGATCAGGACAATCTTCCGCATGAATCACGGCTTGAGGAAACCTATTATCACCGTTTGAACCCGCCTCAGGGCTTTGGCTTCCAGCGTGTCTACACAGATGACCGGTCATTGGACGAAGCGATGGCCGTGGAAGACGGCGACGTCACGCTTGTGCCGAGGGGATATCACCCCTGCGCGGCCTGTCATGGCTATGATCTTTATTATCTGAACGTCATGGCCGGCCCCAGGCGGACCTGGAAATTCCACAATGCCGCCGAACACGAATGGCTGCTTGATACTTAA
- a CDS encoding ATP-binding cassette domain-containing protein, with protein MSTPLIELKNIEKHFGSVIALNGVSISVNPGECHCLLGDNGAGKSTFIKTMAGVHQPTRGEIFMEGKQVHFNTARDAIEAGIATVYQDLAMIPLMSVTRNFWMGREPRKSFGPLKFIDFDMANKVTMEEMARMGIHLREPSQAVGTLSGGERQTVAIARSVYFGAKILILDEPTSALGVRQTSNVLATIDKVRKKGIGVVFISHNVRHAMAVGDRFTVLNRGQTLGTAKRGEIQPEELQDMMAGGKELAQLEGSLGGTV; from the coding sequence ATGAGCACGCCACTGATTGAACTGAAGAACATCGAAAAGCACTTCGGCTCGGTGATTGCGCTGAACGGCGTGTCCATCTCGGTCAATCCGGGAGAGTGCCATTGTCTGCTTGGCGACAATGGTGCCGGCAAGTCGACATTCATCAAGACAATGGCAGGTGTTCATCAACCCACGCGCGGCGAGATCTTCATGGAGGGCAAGCAGGTCCATTTCAACACGGCCCGCGATGCCATCGAAGCCGGTATCGCGACGGTCTATCAGGATCTTGCGATGATCCCGCTCATGTCGGTGACGCGGAACTTCTGGATGGGCAGGGAGCCGCGCAAAAGCTTCGGTCCTCTCAAATTCATCGATTTCGATATGGCCAACAAGGTCACGATGGAAGAGATGGCGCGCATGGGCATTCATCTGCGCGAACCAAGCCAGGCTGTCGGCACGTTGTCAGGCGGTGAGCGCCAGACCGTTGCGATTGCGCGGTCGGTCTATTTCGGTGCCAAGATCCTCATCCTCGATGAGCCGACATCGGCGCTTGGTGTGCGTCAGACCTCCAACGTCCTGGCGACGATCGACAAGGTGCGCAAGAAGGGGATCGGCGTCGTGTTCATCTCGCACAATGTGCGTCACGCCATGGCCGTCGGGGACCGTTTCACCGTGCTCAATCGCGGCCAGACACTCGGCACAGCCAAGCGCGGCGAGATCCAGCCGGAGGAGCTTCAGGACATGATGGCCGGCGGCAAGGAACTGGCGCAGCTTGAGGGCTCCCTCGGCGGGACCGTCTGA
- a CDS encoding ABC transporter ATP-binding protein — MAEAVLSLNSLRKSFGALKATDNVSLDVHEGEIHALIGPNGAGKSTLIHQVAGSLSPDGGNIRFLGEDIGALTVAQRVRRGLGRTFQVSSVAPEFSALRNVMLSVQSTQGSSFRFFRPVMRDRALIDAAMEKLEAVDLSERANIPAAELSHGERRQLEMAMALALKPQLLLLDEPMAGMGPEGSRSLTQFLDALRHEVPILLVEHDMEAVFSLADRISVLVYGRVIASGSVEEIRSNPDVREAYLGEEE; from the coding sequence ATGGCTGAAGCCGTCCTGTCACTCAACTCGCTGCGCAAGAGTTTCGGTGCGCTCAAGGCAACGGACAATGTCTCGCTTGATGTGCATGAAGGCGAAATCCACGCCCTGATCGGACCCAATGGCGCCGGCAAATCGACGCTCATCCACCAGGTCGCCGGTTCGCTCTCGCCGGATGGGGGCAATATTCGTTTTCTCGGTGAGGATATCGGCGCCCTGACCGTTGCTCAACGTGTGCGCCGCGGTCTTGGACGTACATTCCAGGTCTCGTCCGTTGCACCGGAATTCTCGGCATTGCGCAATGTCATGTTGAGCGTTCAAAGCACGCAAGGCTCGAGCTTCCGCTTCTTCAGGCCGGTCATGCGTGACCGTGCACTGATCGATGCCGCGATGGAGAAGCTGGAAGCCGTCGACCTTTCCGAACGGGCAAATATTCCGGCTGCCGAGCTTTCTCATGGCGAGCGCCGTCAGCTTGAAATGGCCATGGCGCTGGCGCTGAAACCGCAGCTTCTCCTGCTGGATGAGCCCATGGCCGGCATGGGGCCGGAAGGTTCACGCAGCCTGACGCAGTTTCTCGATGCGCTTCGGCACGAGGTGCCGATTCTTCTGGTCGAACACGACATGGAAGCCGTCTTCTCGCTTGCCGACCGTATTTCCGTATTGGTCTATGGCCGCGTGATCGCCAGCGGCAGCGTGGAAGAAATCCGTTCCAACCCGGATGTGCGGGAAGCCTATCTCGGGGAGGAAGAATAA
- a CDS encoding bifunctional 5-dehydro-2-deoxygluconokinase/5-dehydro-2-deoxyphosphogluconate aldolase — MNATASHDASQTLDVITIGRSSVDLYGQQIGSRLEDVSSFAKSVGGCPSNIAIGSSRLGLKSAVITRVGNEQMGGFIREQMQREGVDCRGIVTDPDRLTALVLLSVQNDTTFPLIFYREDCADMALCADDIDPDFIALSRSVLVSGTHFSKPGPAAAQEKAMRLARQNGAKVVLDIDYRPNLWGLAGHASGEERYIASGAVSEKMKAVLAACDLIVGTEEEVLIASGENELPAALKTIRGLSDATIVLKRGPMGCIVYDGAIPNDLEDGIVGKGFPIEVYNVLGAGDAFMSGFLRGWLRGEDHKTSATWANACGAFAVSRLLCSPEIPTWEELSSFLRDGSPHRALRKDESINHIHWATTRNKDIPLLMALAIDHRVQLTDMADSAGADYARIAQFKRLAVASAAQVADGRPGFGMLLDERFGREAFFDAARHNFSWLGRPVEDPGSRPLRFEFSQDIGSQLVEWPNDHCIKALCFYHPDDDEALKAEQQEKLLSLFEAARKVGRELLVEIIASKHGNLKDDTIARALAELYALGIKPDWWKLEPQTSPAVWSKTEEVIKRNDPWCRGIIVLGLDATVAELEDAFRACAQTETVRGFAVGRTIFADAAKAWLAGEINDEQAIADMTERFEKLCALWLRCRSSH, encoded by the coding sequence ATGAACGCTACGGCATCGCACGACGCCTCACAAACCCTGGACGTCATTACGATTGGCCGGTCCTCGGTGGATCTTTACGGCCAACAAATCGGCTCACGGCTCGAAGACGTCAGCTCCTTTGCCAAGTCGGTCGGCGGATGCCCGTCCAATATCGCGATAGGCTCGTCACGTCTCGGATTGAAATCCGCCGTCATCACCCGGGTCGGTAACGAACAGATGGGCGGCTTCATACGGGAACAGATGCAACGGGAAGGTGTTGACTGCCGCGGTATCGTGACGGATCCGGACAGACTGACGGCGCTGGTGCTCCTGTCGGTCCAAAACGACACCACCTTCCCGCTCATCTTCTATCGCGAAGACTGTGCCGACATGGCTTTGTGCGCGGACGATATCGATCCGGACTTCATTGCCCTTTCCCGTTCGGTGCTTGTTTCGGGAACGCATTTTTCGAAACCCGGTCCCGCCGCCGCCCAGGAAAAGGCGATGCGCCTTGCACGGCAGAACGGTGCGAAGGTAGTTCTGGACATCGACTACAGGCCGAACCTTTGGGGTCTGGCCGGGCATGCATCGGGTGAAGAGCGCTATATCGCTTCCGGTGCGGTGTCGGAAAAAATGAAGGCCGTGCTGGCGGCTTGCGATCTCATTGTCGGCACGGAGGAGGAAGTGCTGATCGCATCCGGAGAGAATGAACTTCCGGCGGCTCTCAAGACGATTCGCGGCTTGAGCGATGCAACCATCGTTCTCAAACGCGGTCCGATGGGCTGTATCGTCTACGATGGTGCGATACCAAACGACCTCGAAGACGGTATCGTCGGCAAAGGCTTTCCGATCGAGGTCTATAATGTCCTCGGTGCCGGTGATGCCTTCATGTCCGGTTTCCTGCGTGGCTGGCTGCGCGGAGAGGATCACAAAACCAGTGCGACATGGGCCAATGCCTGTGGCGCATTCGCCGTATCGCGGCTCTTGTGCTCTCCGGAAATTCCCACCTGGGAAGAACTCAGCAGTTTTTTAAGGGATGGCTCGCCCCACCGCGCCTTGCGCAAGGACGAGAGCATCAATCACATTCATTGGGCAACAACACGCAACAAGGACATTCCGCTGCTCATGGCGCTGGCGATCGATCATCGGGTTCAGCTGACCGATATGGCCGACTCCGCCGGCGCCGACTACGCCCGGATTGCTCAATTCAAACGCCTGGCCGTCGCATCTGCTGCGCAGGTGGCCGACGGACGGCCGGGTTTCGGTATGCTTCTCGATGAACGGTTTGGCCGCGAGGCTTTCTTCGACGCGGCAAGACACAATTTCTCATGGCTTGGCCGCCCGGTGGAGGATCCAGGCTCCAGGCCGCTGCGTTTCGAATTCAGCCAGGACATCGGTTCGCAACTTGTTGAGTGGCCGAACGACCACTGCATCAAAGCGCTGTGTTTCTATCACCCGGACGATGACGAGGCGCTCAAAGCCGAACAGCAGGAAAAGCTTCTGAGCTTGTTTGAGGCAGCGCGGAAGGTCGGCCGTGAGCTGCTTGTCGAGATCATCGCAAGCAAACACGGAAATCTGAAGGACGACACCATCGCCCGCGCCTTGGCAGAACTCTATGCCCTTGGCATCAAGCCCGACTGGTGGAAACTTGAGCCGCAGACATCGCCTGCCGTCTGGTCGAAAACCGAAGAGGTCATAAAGCGCAACGATCCTTGGTGCCGGGGCATTATCGTTCTGGGGCTCGATGCAACGGTTGCCGAACTGGAAGATGCGTTCCGGGCTTGCGCTCAAACCGAAACTGTCCGTGGCTTCGCCGTCGGACGGACAATTTTTGCCGATGCGGCCAAAGCCTGGCTCGCGGGCGAGATCAATGATGAACAGGCAATTGCGGACATGACGGAGCGGTTTGAAAAGCTCTGCGCGCTTTGGCTCCGTTGCCGCAGTTCACACTGA
- a CDS encoding sugar ABC transporter substrate-binding protein: MKKLLRGLVAGVFAAGSIFAMATTASAEGERIVLISHAPDSDSWWNTIKNGLAMAGEHVGAEVEYRNPATGDIADMARIIEQTAASNPHGIITTLADPDVLSGPISNAVAKGIPVIIINSGTPEQAADVGALMYIGQPEYDAGLAAGQRAKRDGIGSFLCVNHVVSNPVVGERCRGFADGLGVELGDSMIDSGQDPAEIKNRVKAFLSANPDTEAVLTLGPTSADPTIEALKENGMAGNIYFGTFDLGTEIVKGIKDGTIQWGIDQQPFLQAYLPVVVLANYNRFGVLPGNNINSGPGFVTKDALAKVEEFAGEYR; the protein is encoded by the coding sequence ATGAAGAAACTGTTACGCGGTCTTGTTGCAGGCGTATTTGCTGCAGGTTCGATCTTCGCGATGGCTACGACGGCCAGCGCCGAAGGTGAGCGCATTGTGCTCATCAGTCATGCCCCGGATTCCGATTCCTGGTGGAACACCATCAAGAACGGCCTTGCCATGGCCGGCGAGCATGTTGGTGCGGAAGTTGAGTACCGCAATCCGGCAACTGGCGACATCGCCGATATGGCCCGTATTATCGAGCAGACCGCAGCGTCAAACCCGCACGGCATCATCACAACGCTTGCGGACCCTGATGTATTGAGCGGACCGATCAGCAATGCCGTGGCCAAGGGTATCCCGGTGATCATTATCAATTCCGGCACTCCAGAGCAGGCGGCTGACGTCGGTGCGCTGATGTATATCGGTCAGCCGGAATATGATGCGGGCCTTGCAGCCGGTCAGCGCGCCAAGCGCGATGGCATCGGCTCATTCCTGTGCGTGAACCACGTTGTCTCCAACCCGGTGGTTGGTGAACGCTGTCGTGGATTTGCCGACGGTCTCGGTGTTGAGCTTGGCGATTCCATGATCGACTCCGGTCAGGACCCGGCCGAAATCAAAAACCGGGTAAAGGCGTTTCTTTCGGCCAATCCTGATACGGAAGCCGTTTTGACCCTCGGCCCGACATCGGCTGATCCGACCATCGAGGCGCTGAAGGAAAACGGCATGGCCGGAAACATCTATTTCGGCACGTTCGACCTCGGCACCGAAATCGTCAAAGGCATCAAGGACGGCACGATCCAGTGGGGCATCGACCAACAGCCCTTCCTGCAGGCCTATCTGCCGGTTGTTGTGCTCGCCAACTACAATCGGTTCGGCGTCCTGCCCGGCAACAATATCAACTCCGGCCCGGGTTTCGTCACCAAGGACGCGCTGGCCAAGGTTGAAGAGTTCGCTGGCGAATATCGCTAG
- a CDS encoding ABC transporter permease: protein MSEAEAKDAAPQEEDRDERIREISPLRKALIRPELGSICGVILVFVFFLMIAGDSGMFSPEGIVNWTVVSAQFAIIAVGACLLMIAGEFDLSVGSMIGFSGIVIALMSVTYGFPMWVAIIVAFMIAMSIGWLNGFLVIRTGLPSFIVTLAFLYILRGLTIFLAIFTTNKTIIGGVRDAAEGDWLAAIFGGKIFKGLFVWLADLGLIGKFVAGNRAGEPVVDGIPMLIVWAIVLIIFGHVLLTRTRFGNWIFAAGGDAQAARYTGVPVNRVKIMMFMFTAFCATVFATCQVIEFGSAAADRGVLKEFEAIISVVIGGALLTGGYGSVVGAALGALIFGVVQQGLFFAGVESSLFRVFLGVILLLAVILNTYIRRSITGER from the coding sequence ATGTCAGAAGCCGAAGCCAAGGATGCGGCGCCGCAAGAAGAGGACCGCGACGAACGTATCCGTGAAATCTCGCCATTGCGAAAGGCTTTGATCAGACCCGAGTTGGGATCGATCTGCGGTGTAATCCTCGTATTTGTATTTTTCCTTATGATTGCCGGAGATTCCGGCATGTTCTCGCCCGAAGGCATTGTCAACTGGACCGTTGTGTCGGCGCAGTTCGCGATCATTGCCGTGGGCGCTTGCCTGTTGATGATTGCCGGTGAGTTCGACCTGTCCGTCGGCTCCATGATCGGCTTTTCCGGCATCGTCATAGCGCTGATGTCGGTGACCTACGGCTTTCCCATGTGGGTTGCGATCATTGTGGCTTTCATGATTGCCATGAGCATTGGCTGGCTGAATGGCTTTCTTGTCATCCGTACCGGCCTTCCATCATTCATCGTCACTTTGGCCTTCCTTTACATCCTGCGCGGCCTGACGATCTTCCTGGCGATTTTCACGACGAACAAGACCATTATCGGCGGTGTTCGCGATGCGGCGGAGGGTGATTGGCTCGCCGCGATTTTCGGCGGCAAGATCTTCAAGGGGCTGTTCGTGTGGCTCGCAGATCTTGGACTGATCGGCAAGTTCGTGGCGGGCAACCGCGCGGGCGAGCCGGTTGTCGACGGCATACCGATGCTGATTGTCTGGGCGATCGTGCTGATCATTTTCGGCCATGTGCTTTTGACGCGTACACGCTTCGGCAACTGGATTTTCGCCGCGGGCGGTGACGCACAGGCTGCCCGCTATACCGGTGTGCCGGTCAATCGCGTAAAGATCATGATGTTCATGTTCACTGCGTTCTGCGCGACCGTCTTTGCGACCTGTCAGGTGATCGAGTTTGGTTCCGCCGCCGCCGACCGTGGTGTCCTGAAGGAGTTCGAGGCAATCATCTCGGTGGTGATCGGGGGCGCGCTTTTGACCGGCGGTTACGGATCGGTGGTCGGAGCAGCGCTCGGTGCCCTGATCTTCGGCGTGGTCCAACAAGGCCTGTTCTTTGCCGGCGTGGAAAGTTCGCTCTTCCGCGTGTTCCTCGGTGTGATCCTGCTGCTCGCGGTGATCCTCAACACCTATATCCGTCGCAGCATCACGGGGGAGCGCTAA
- a CDS encoding branched-chain amino acid ABC transporter permease, whose translation MKRETAINWILGLGLLAVPFLALWADETFYVTLATRVAILALAGVGLNLALGFGGMVSFGHAAFFGLGGYAAGILAIHAFNQEPFLTVPFTIAGTNDMIVIWIVAILVCALVAVAIGMIALRTSGVYFIMITLAFAQMIYYFAISWPSYGGEDGLSFYVRNGFPGLNTLNPIEFFLICYAALMLGLFLSARLRDSRFGAALQVARQNEVRLAATGIAPFNVRLVAYVISACMTGLAGALFADLNRFVGPSMLSWHLSGEIMIFVILGGVGRLFGPLAGAALFIVLEFYLGGITEHWQFFLGLILLCVVLFVRGGVIGVLAGRRDHG comes from the coding sequence ATGAAGCGTGAAACAGCCATCAACTGGATTTTGGGACTTGGCCTTCTGGCCGTTCCATTCCTGGCACTGTGGGCCGATGAGACCTTTTACGTCACGCTGGCAACGCGTGTTGCCATATTGGCTCTCGCCGGTGTCGGTCTCAATCTGGCGCTGGGGTTTGGCGGAATGGTGTCGTTTGGCCATGCTGCCTTTTTCGGGCTTGGCGGTTATGCGGCTGGCATTCTAGCCATCCATGCATTCAACCAGGAGCCGTTTCTCACCGTTCCCTTTACCATCGCCGGCACCAACGACATGATTGTCATCTGGATTGTCGCAATCCTTGTTTGCGCGCTGGTTGCGGTGGCGATCGGTATGATCGCGCTGCGCACATCGGGTGTCTATTTCATCATGATCACCCTGGCATTTGCCCAGATGATCTACTACTTCGCCATTTCCTGGCCCTCCTATGGCGGCGAGGACGGGCTGTCATTCTACGTGCGCAACGGCTTTCCGGGGCTCAACACACTCAATCCGATCGAGTTCTTCCTTATCTGTTATGCGGCGCTGATGCTTGGCCTGTTCCTATCTGCCCGGCTGCGCGACTCGCGTTTCGGCGCTGCACTGCAAGTCGCGCGTCAAAATGAAGTCAGGCTGGCTGCAACCGGTATTGCGCCTTTCAATGTCCGCCTTGTGGCCTATGTGATTTCCGCCTGCATGACGGGGCTTGCCGGTGCGCTGTTTGCGGACCTGAACCGCTTTGTCGGACCGTCGATGCTGTCATGGCACCTGTCCGGCGAAATCATGATCTTTGTGATTCTTGGAGGCGTTGGCCGGCTTTTCGGTCCGCTTGCTGGCGCAGCTCTTTTCATCGTCCTGGAGTTCTACCTTGGCGGTATCACCGAGCACTGGCAGTTTTTCCTCGGACTGATCCTGCTTTGCGTTGTGTTGTTTGTACGCGGCGGCGTGATCGGAGTCCTGGCGGGGAGACGCGATCATGGCTGA
- a CDS encoding RidA family protein produces MRTLNPEGWAPAKGYANGIEASGRVVVTGGLVGWNADQVFETDDFVGQCEQVFRNIVAVLAEAGAGPEHIVRMTWYITNKAEYLACQRELGAAYRRVIGRHFPAMAVVQVVALMDDAAKVEIEATAVLPDD; encoded by the coding sequence ATGAGAACTCTAAATCCCGAAGGTTGGGCACCGGCAAAAGGTTATGCCAACGGTATTGAGGCCAGCGGCCGCGTTGTCGTCACTGGCGGCCTCGTCGGCTGGAATGCAGACCAGGTTTTTGAAACCGATGACTTTGTCGGTCAGTGCGAGCAGGTTTTCCGCAATATCGTCGCCGTCCTGGCGGAAGCCGGAGCCGGTCCGGAACACATCGTGCGCATGACATGGTACATCACGAACAAAGCCGAATATCTCGCATGCCAGCGCGAACTCGGTGCTGCTTATCGCCGCGTGATCGGCCGGCATTTTCCGGCCATGGCCGTCGTTCAGGTGGTCGCGCTGATGGATGACGCGGCCAAGGTCGAGATCGAGGCGACGGCCGTGCTTCCAGATGACTAG
- a CDS encoding ABC transporter ATP-binding protein — protein MGSLVLEDIRKSFGPVEVLKGIDLQVEDGEFVIFVGPSGCGKSTLLRVIAGLEDASSGSVTIADAAVDHLPPSKRGIAMVFQTYALYPHLTVRNNMALGIKQAGQPANEVASRVAAASKMLSLDDYLDRYPAELSGGQRQRVAIGRAVVRDPQLFLFDEPLSNLDAALRVNTRLEIARLHRELGATMIYVTHDQVEAMTLADKIVVLNGGVVEQIGSPMELYNNPANTFVAGFIGSPQMNFIEAGRLDEANAASIGVRPEHISVDPQGGDWAGSVLHAEHLGADTILYMDTEAAGLLTVRLFGQHEFDAGDRLYATPDRSRMFRFDENGLTITAQ, from the coding sequence AAGACATCCGCAAATCCTTCGGTCCGGTGGAGGTCCTCAAAGGCATCGACCTGCAGGTTGAGGATGGTGAGTTCGTCATCTTCGTCGGCCCGTCGGGCTGCGGAAAATCCACACTTCTGCGTGTGATCGCCGGACTGGAAGATGCAAGCAGCGGATCGGTGACAATCGCTGACGCTGCCGTTGACCATCTACCGCCATCCAAACGCGGTATTGCGATGGTGTTCCAGACCTATGCGCTCTACCCTCACCTGACCGTGCGCAACAATATGGCGCTTGGCATTAAACAGGCCGGACAGCCTGCAAACGAGGTTGCCAGCCGGGTTGCGGCAGCCTCCAAGATGCTCTCGCTCGATGATTATCTCGACCGTTATCCGGCCGAACTGTCGGGCGGACAGCGTCAGCGCGTGGCGATCGGTCGGGCCGTGGTGCGCGATCCACAACTCTTCCTGTTTGACGAGCCGCTGTCGAACCTCGACGCCGCCCTTCGGGTCAACACGCGCCTTGAAATCGCCCGGCTCCACAGGGAACTCGGCGCCACAATGATCTACGTCACCCACGATCAGGTCGAGGCCATGACGCTTGCCGACAAGATCGTCGTCTTGAATGGCGGGGTCGTGGAGCAGATCGGTTCTCCGATGGAGCTTTACAACAATCCGGCGAATACATTTGTTGCCGGCTTTATCGGCTCACCGCAGATGAACTTCATTGAGGCGGGCCGCCTGGATGAGGCCAATGCTGCATCGATCGGTGTCCGTCCTGAACACATCTCGGTGGACCCGCAAGGCGGCGACTGGGCCGGCAGCGTCCTGCATGCGGAGCACCTTGGCGCCGATACGATCCTCTATATGGACACCGAAGCCGCCGGACTTCTGACAGTCCGGCTCTTCGGTCAGCATGAATTCGATGCGGGCGACAGGCTCTATGCCACACCGGACCGTTCGCGCATGTTCCGCTTCGATGAAAACGGGCTCACGATCACCGCACAATAG